The DNA window CCTCACCGCCGTCCCGCCTGACCCCACCGGCTACGGCCGCGTCATCCGCGCCACCCCGAATGTTCCCGACGTAACCGCCATCGTCGAGCAGAAGTCTCTATCCCCCGAACAGAAGAACGCGCCCGAGATCAACTCCGGCATCTACTGCTTCAACACCGCAGCTCTCTTCTCGAAGCTCGATCTCCTCTCCACCAGCAACGCCCACGGCGAGTATTACCTCACCGACGTCGCCGCCCTCCTCGTCGCCGACAACCAACGCGTCGTCGCCATACAGGCCGACTCCGTCGACGAAGTCCTCGGTGCCAATACCATCGCCGAGATGATGCACCTAGACGCCGCCATGCGCCTCGCTACAGCGAGCCGTCTCATGGCCGAAGGCGTCACCATCTTTCGCCCTGAAACCTGCGTCATCGACGCCGAAGTCCAGGTCGCCCCCGACACGATCATCGAACCCTACGTCCAGATCCTCGGCGCGACCCGCATCGGCGCAGACTGCCGCATCCGCTCCTACTCCGTTATCCACTCGTCGGAACTAGGGGAAGGCGTACTCGTTCGCAACGGCTGCATCCTCGACGGCGCAACCATCGGCGACGGTGCCGTCCTCGGCCCTTACGCGAACCTCCGTCCCGAGAGTCACATTGGTGCCGCCGCCCACGTCGGCAACTTCTGCGAGACCAAGAAGATCACCCTCGGGGCAGGATCAAAGGCCAACCACCTCACCTACCTCGGCGACGCCGTCATCGGCACCGGCGTCAACATCGGGGCCGGCGTCATCACCTGCAACTACGACGGCGTCCACAAGCACACCACCATCATTGGCGACCACTCCTTCATCGGCTCAGACTCTACTCTGGTCGCCCCGATCATCGTCGGCGAAGGTGCCTACGTAGCCGCCGGCAGCTGTATCACCGAAGAAGTTCCCAACGACGCCCTTGCCTTCGGTCGGGCCCGGCAGGTCACCAAATCCGGCTGGGCCGCCACCCGCCGCGAAACCATCCGCGCAAAGCAAGCACCCGAGTCATAGAAGGCCCGCCAACTCAATCGTCATCTCGACCGTAGTCCGCGCCTTTTGCGGACGCAGTGGAGAGACCCCCGCATTTCTTTCGCGTGCGCCTCTGCCCATCCGCATCGAACAATCCGAGGAACTCATCATGCCAAAACTCACCCAAACCGAAATCACAGCCGCCCTGCAAACCCTACCCGGCTGGCAACTCTCCGAAGAAAAACTCATTCACGACTACAACTTCCCCGACTTCG is part of the Granulicella aggregans genome and encodes:
- the glmU gene encoding bifunctional UDP-N-acetylglucosamine diphosphorylase/glucosamine-1-phosphate N-acetyltransferase GlmU — encoded protein: MAAGKGTRLKSKRPKVLHEIGGRSLLLHVIAAAKSLVPADRIYCVIGHEADMVRHAVAHAGVHFVLQAEQRGTGHALQTAKAHFAATGDPLPQNLIVLSGDAPLIRPETLHSLVSFHTEQHAAMTILTAVPPDPTGYGRVIRATPNVPDVTAIVEQKSLSPEQKNAPEINSGIYCFNTAALFSKLDLLSTSNAHGEYYLTDVAALLVADNQRVVAIQADSVDEVLGANTIAEMMHLDAAMRLATASRLMAEGVTIFRPETCVIDAEVQVAPDTIIEPYVQILGATRIGADCRIRSYSVIHSSELGEGVLVRNGCILDGATIGDGAVLGPYANLRPESHIGAAAHVGNFCETKKITLGAGSKANHLTYLGDAVIGTGVNIGAGVITCNYDGVHKHTTIIGDHSFIGSDSTLVAPIIVGEGAYVAAGSCITEEVPNDALAFGRARQVTKSGWAATRRETIRAKQAPES